Proteins encoded together in one Phaeodactylum tricornutum CCAP 1055/1 chromosome 25, whole genome shotgun sequence window:
- a CDS encoding predicted protein gives QVDLPEIQEVDTMAIAKDKALLAAQLANGPCLVEDTSLKFTALGGMPGPYIKWFQEKLRSEGLYNILAAYEDKTAVAVCTLAFCPAPHADPVLFTGECHGRIVEPNPGRGFGWDSIFVPDGCDEPFSQMSLAEKNHLSHRGKAVRRWADWL, from the exons CAAGTCGACCTACCCGAAATCCAGGAAGTCGACACCATGGCGATTGCCAAAGACAAGGCGCTGTTGGCGGCACAACTCGCCAACGGTCCCTGTCTAGTAGAGGATACCTCTCTCAAGTTCACGGCTCTTGGGGGTATGCCCGGCCCTTATATAAA ATGGTTCCAGGAAAAGCTCAGATCCGAAGGACTGTACAACATTCTAGCTGCTTATGAAGACAAGACTGCCGTCGCGGTCTGTACCTTGGCGTTTTGTCCGGCGCCCCACGCGGATCCCGTTTTGTTTACCGGCGAATGTCACGGTCGCATCGTGGAACCTAATCCTGGCCGTGGCTTCGGTTGGGATTCCATATTTGTACCGGACGGCTGCGATGAGCCCTTTAGCCAAATGAGTTTGGCCGAAAAGAATCACTTAAGCCACCGGGGAAAAGCGGTCCGACGATGGGCCGATTGGTTG
- a CDS encoding predicted protein: MTSICCIILALGGTARSFHLEPSTRTSSLPSRSNTIASGRFSLLGRDNVKVPKRASSSLYGKTDDDWDLKSLLSLEKENASTEQRLGETNFGLAQLTSLTQPAQQILDGATSGWALSYANLSPDTEKSVPGVGFLATNMAYALAGLVLTLQGDLWFGLLTDVTAIASFNYHYNQLQVQGEMGAPVVRLALLVDYAFAALSILTASVYLFSSPSFPLEGLEYGAVSLVCLGLCWVYEEGRTYMILHGLWHLFSAYAGYLIGAAHLGL, translated from the coding sequence ATGACATCAATATGCTGTATAATCCTAGCCCTGGGGGGAACAGCCCGATCCTTTCATTTAGAACCGTCTACGAGGACGAGCAGTCTTCCATCTCGTTCGAATACGATTGCTTCGGGTCGTTTCTCCCTATTGGGACGAGACAACGTAAAGGTACCTAAGCGAGCGTCTTCTTCCCTGTATGGTAAaacggacgacgactgggatCTGAAGTCCCTTCTTTCGCTGGAGAAGGAAAACGCCTCAACGGAACAGCGGTTGGGCGAAACAAATTTTGGATTGGCACAGTTGACGTCGTTGACTCAACCAGCGCAACAAATCTTGGATGGCGCTACATCCGGATGGGCTTTGTCGTACGCCAACCTTAGCCCAGATACCGAAAAATCCGTACCGGGGGTGGGATTCTTGGCCACCAATATGGCCTACGCATTGGCGGGTCTAGTCCTGACATTGCAAGGGGATCTGTGGTTCGGTCTATTGACCGACGTGACGGCCATCGCGTCCTTCAATTACCATTACAATCAGTTGCAAGTCCAGGGTGAAATGGGAGCTCCAGTGGTTCGGCTGGCGCTTTTGGTCGACTATGCATTTGCTGCCCTTTCCATCTTGACGGCGTCAGTCTATTTATTTTCGAGTCCATCGTTTCCCCTAGAAGGGCTCGAATACGGCGCTGTATCGCTGGTTTGCTTGGGACTATGCTGGGTATACGAGGAGGGTCGGACGTACATGATACTTCACGGACTGTGGCATTTGTTTTCCGCGTATGCGGGATATTTAATCGGCGCCGCACATCTAGGTTTGTAG
- a CDS encoding predicted protein → MKDRAMPSFRLPLLMLLSLYFPMDILSKTDLSSCMEAMQLADQNRDGLISRSEYVNLMTTLSPYESCPDSRLGGDLLGNGSFHLAFSSLACLCLRYTNDRNCCTEAGEENGTGPVLVLGNVYPKAYTERVCATLAGTLDDECAPPPTLSPAVLLLETPVTAAAAPTAGRPEASQPPTVSPNFRPSSNPTAPPRESILPTPTSLFNSGGVEDGGNNGSLVDANTDDPNRGLTIALPIVLLLTLIGTLAFWANRRRSRARDREFSSLALGYWNKGRGTGGEQPSPSDNFDNRTTCTKSIETPGCVWVSELKLPLSLEMHTPQRSVNLQNSFEMNHRGIDAKTQVSLGSLGVYESGSETSTGVVVVGELAHPKIRRDREFSSPLESEGSEIDEEFLSEQDVDEISSLATTSDDYDCDSNYTLYRACDAVPEKNQNDSYTPGDKAKQTPPPHGVSRQRRPSAIPTVGIATSPIVLVNTTLHAAATEYPDQGPTPAFQYAEEGNDSDSQADFSFLDYSLKQAAWLDFQPGAAPEEGLP, encoded by the coding sequence ATGAAAGACAGAGCCATGCCTTCCTTCCGTTTGCCTCTACTTATGCTTTTGTCCCTTTACTTTCCTATGGATATACTCTCAAAGACTGATCTATCAAGCTGTATGGAAGCTATGCAACTAGCCGATCAAAACAGAGACGGTCTTATTTCCAGATCCGAGTACGTCAACCTCATGACGACCCTGAGTCCGTACGAGTCATGTCCAGATTCTCGCCTCGGCGGCGACCTTTTAGGAAACGGCTCCTTCCATTTGGCGTTTTCGTCTTTGGCTTGCCTCTGTCTGCGCTACACGAATGATCGGAATTGTTGTACAGAAGCGGGGGAAGAAAACGGCACCGGTCCCGTTCTCGTGTTGGGGAACGTGTACCCCAAAGCCTATACCGAGCGCGTTTGTGCGACGCTCGCCGGTACGCTCGACGATGAATGTGCCCCTCCACCAACTTTGTCGCCTGCAGTGTTACTTTTGGAAACACCCGTTACCGCAGCGGCGGCACCTACTGCGGGTCGACCAGAAGCCTCTCAACCACCGACTGTAAGTCCCAACTTTCGTCCGTCATCCAACCCGACTGCACCACCAAGGGAATCGATTTTACCTACACCAACGAGTCTATTCAATAGTGGAGGGGTTGAGGACGGAGGCAACAATGGCTCCCTGGTTGATGCGAACACAGACGACCCTAATCGAGGACTGACCATAGCCTTGCCCATTGTGCTCCTTTTGACACTCATCGGCACGCTTGCCTTTTGGGCAAACCGGCGGCGTTCACGTGCGCGCGATCGTGAGTTCAGCTCTCTGGCGTTGGGTTATTGGAACAAGGGACGCGGTACGGGTGGCGAACAACCATCGCCGTCCGACAATTTCGACAATCGTACGACCTGTACAAAATCAATCGAAACGCCAGGATGCGTGTGGGTCTCTGAGTTAAAACTCCCATTGTCCTTGGAAATGCATACGCCACAGCGTTCTGTTAACCTACAGAATAGTTTTGAAATGAATCACAGGGGCATCGATGCAAAAACCCAGGTTTCTTTAGGTTCCCTTGGCGTATACGAATCAGGAAGCGAAACCAGTACCGGTGTGGTTGTGGTCGGGGAGTTGGCGCATCCCAAAATCCGGCGAGATCGGGAATTTTCATCTCCCTTGGAAAGCGAGGGGTCGGAGATTGACGAGGAATTTTTATCGGAACAGgacgttgacgaaatttCCTCGCTGGCGACAACGTCAGACGATTACGATTGTGATTCAAATTACACTCTGTATCGAGCATGTGATGCCGTTCCCGAGAAGAACCAGAACGATTCGTATACGCCAGGGGATAAGGCTAAGCAGACGCCGCCCCCTCATGGTGTGAGTAGGCAGCGGCGTCCTTCCGCAATCCCAACCGTTGGTATTGCGACGAGCCCGATTGTACTAGTCAACACAACGCTGCATGCGGCAGCAACGGAATACCCAGACCAAGGTCCAACACCTGCGTTCCAATACGCGGAAGAGGGAAATGACAGTGACTCGCAAGCAGATTTTTCGTTCCTCGATTACAGTCTGAAGCAAGCCGCGTGGCTAGACTTTCAGCCCGGTGCGGCACCAGAAGAAGGTCTGCCGTAA
- a CDS encoding predicted protein, which produces MKTSVAYLFAVLSFLGRSAAFQVTPIGLQNTGVRYRTIFYSTTPEQTSEISNVEKFLQSKYPEFLALIGKNSQVMKTLRESNTEGYTLFAPNTEAFANLGDKKRAQLQDPRNLETAEKMGAYHVVASEPLTATRLFRENWTVPKQDGKPVLAIGGVKSLGGDVPVGRTKSGGLLGWGAKEDGGVTVGPDAKIVQSWNVGNCIVHEVDALVSPVILWRYCDQLRIPGF; this is translated from the exons ATGAAAACTTCAGTAGCATATTTATTTGCCGTGCTCAGCTTTCTCGGCCGGAGCGCCGCCTTTCAAGTGACTCCTATCGGACTTCAGAATACGGGAGTTCGCTATCGAACGATCTTTTACAGTACGACACCAGAGCAAACCAGCGAGATTTCGAACGTGGAGAAGTTCTTGCAGTCGAAGTATCCAGAATTTTTGGCTTTGATAGGCAAAAATTCCCAGGTCATGAAGACGTTACGGGAATCGAACACGGAAGGATACACGCTGTTTGCTCCTAACACCGAAGCCTTTGCGAATCTTGGTGACAAGAAACGTGCACAGCTCCAAGATCCGAGAAATCTCGAAACGGCCGAAAAGATGGGGGCCTACCACGTCGTCGCCAGCGAACCCCTGACGGCGACCCGGCTATTTCGCGAGAACTGGACCGTTCCCAAACAGGATGGCAAGCCGGTGTTGGCGATTGGTGGTGTCAAGAGTCTGGGTGGTGATGTCCCCGTTGGTCGCACCAAG TCGGGAGGGCTTTTGGGATGGGGAGCCAAGGAAGATGGCGGTGTAACGGTCGGCCCCGACGCAAAAATTGTCCAATCTTGGAACGTTGGAAACTGCATCGTGCACGAGGTGGACGCCCTAGTCTCACCCGTCATACTGTGGAGATACTGCGATCAGCTCCGGATTCCGGGGTTTTAA